One window from the genome of Salvia splendens isolate huo1 chromosome 9, SspV2, whole genome shotgun sequence encodes:
- the LOC121748794 gene encoding probable LRR receptor-like serine/threonine-protein kinase At2g16250 — protein sequence MVDRLSRAVYIFSAFFFLLFGCTVEQQFQISRAERFALLQLRSSLGLRAKEWPIKSDPCSGWVGIQCLNGSVSEINISGFRRTKRGSLNPRFSVDALRNLTFLASFNASNFALPGPIPEGLGLGVASLRVLDLRSCLINGSIPSTLGNLSSLVELYLSTNDLAGALPSSLGQLDDLSVLDLSRNALTGLIPVPFVDLRNLTVLDMSLNRLSGEIPPGIGRFSRLRYLNLSGNILSSSIPPQLGDLSSLVDLDLGSNSLSGSLPLDLRGLRNLQRLVVGDNLLSGQLPGNLFPSLTRLKFVVLGRNRFDGGVPDLLWSLPSLDFLDLSANNFTGMLPFNVSAGVNASSAVANISQNSFYGNITPVVRRFSFIDMSGNFFEGSVPISARGSTALGMNCLQNSSNQRSRTECATFYAERNLVFDNFGEPSAPPSPPPKSNKKDHKALILASVFGGVGLIALVIFIIVLCFICKRKTGTPNQRGISVGPVPAGGSPPPPGASLNFSNLGDAFTYQQILQATGEFNDANLMKNGHSGDLYRGLLEGGIPVVVKRVDLDSSAKKESYMSELDLFSRISHPRIVPFLGHCLENENEKFLVYKHMPNGDLPSSLFKKADTEDGLQSLDWITRLKIAIGAAEGLCYLHHECVPPLVHRDVQASSILLDDKFEVRLGSLSEVCAQEGEIHQNRITRLLRLPQTTDSGASGTPNAICAYDVYCFGKVLLELVTGKLGISSSSDAAMKDWLEMTLPYISIYDKELVTNILDPSLIIDEDLLEEVWAMAIVARSCLNPKATRRPLMRYILKALENPLKVVREDNSGSERLRTTSSRGSWNAAVFGSWRQSSIDVANVPASQKMEGPSSFKQSGTTGSQGSGPHGDANGNGHSSSARRHSREIFPEPLDEEEGTRE from the exons ATGGTGGATCGCCTGAGCAGAGCAGTTTACATTTTTTCAGCTTTCTTTTTTTTGCTGTTTGGCTGCACAGTAGAGCAGCAATTCCAGATTTCTAGGGCCGAGAGATTCGCTTTGCTTCAGTTGAGATCTTCATTAGGGTTGAGGGCGAAAGAGTGGCCGATTAAATCCGACCCTTGCAGTGGTTGGGTCGGAATCCAATGCTTAAACGGCAGCGTTTCAGAAATCAACATCTCTGGCTTTAGGAGAACTAAGAGGGGAAGTCTAAACCCTCGATTTTCAGTTGATGCCCTTCGGAATTTGACCTTCTTGGCGTCGTTCAATGCCTCTAATTTCGCCCTCCCTGGCCCGATTCCAGAGGGGCTGGGGCTGGGGGTTGCATCCCTCCGAGTGCTTGATCTTAGGTCTTGTTTGATCAATGGCTCAATTCCATCAACCCTTGGAAATTTGAGTAGCTTGGTTGAGCTGTATCTCTCTACCAATGATCTTGCTGGTGCCCTTCCCTCGAGTTTAGGTCAGTTGGATGACCTGTCTGTGCTTGATCTTTCGAGGAATGCACTTACCGGCTTGATTCCAGTGCCTTTTGTTGATCTACGGAACCTCACTGTGCTGGATATGTCGTTGAATCGCTTGTCTGGGGAGATTCCTCCTGGGATTGGGAGATTCTCGAGGTTGAGGTATCTGAATCTATCGGGGAATATCTTGTCGTCTTCGATACCTCCACAGCTCGGTGATCTTTCTAGTTTggttgatcttgatcttggatcCAACTCTTTGTCGGGCTCCCTGCCCCTGGATTTGAGAGGTTTGAGGAACTTGCAACGGTTGGTAGTTGGTGACAACTTGCTTTCAGGGCAGTTGCCTGGTAATTTGTTTCCTTCTTTGACTCGACTAAAGTTTGTCGTTTTGGGAAGGAATCGTTTCGATGGCGGCGTTCCTGATCTGCTGTGGTCGTTACCCTCGTTGGATTTCCTTGATTTGTCTGCGAATAACTTTACGGGAATGCTGCCATTTAATGTCAGTGCGGGAGTTAATGCTAGTAGCGCTGTAGCTAACATCTCTCAGAATTCGTTTTATGGAAATATTACGCCTGTAGTTAGGAGATTTAGTTTTATTGACATGTCAGGGAATTTTTTCGAGGGTTCAGTTCCTATTTCTGCACGTGGCAGCACGGCGCTTGGCATGAACTGCCTCCAAAACTCGAGTAATCAGAGGAGCAGAACGGAATGTGCCACATTCTATGCTGAAAGAAATTTGGTATTCGACAATTTTGGGGAGCCGAGCGCCCCTCCTTCACCTCCTCCAAAATCCAACAAGAAGGATCACAAAGCTCTCATTTTGGCTTCTGTGTTTGGAGGTGTTGGACTGATTGCGCTTGTGATATTTATAATTGTGTTGTGCTTTATATGCAAGCGCAAGACAGGGACGCCTAACCAGAGAGGTATTAGTGTGGGGCCAGTTCCAGCAGGTGGAAGCCCTCCTCCACCCGGCGCATCATTGAATTTTTCGAATCTTGGAGATGCATTTACTTACCAGCAGATTCTCCAAGCCACGGGTGAATTCAATGATGCTAATTTAATGAAGAATGGTCATTCAGGAGACCTTTACCGTGGGCTACTTGAAGGTGGGATTCCTGTGGTGGTGAAAAGGGTAGATTTGGATTCGTCCGCCAAAAAGGAATCTTACATGTCGGAATTGGACCTTTTCAGCCGAATTTCCCATCCTAGAATCGTACCCTTCTTAGGGCATTGCTTGGAGAATGAGAACGAGAagtttcttgtttacaaacacatgCCAAATGGGGACCTGCCTAGCTCTTTATTCAAGAAAGCAGATACGGAAGATGGCTTACAGTCGCTGGATTGGATAACCAGACTCAAAATCGCGATTGGAGCTGCAGAGGGTCTCTGTTACCTACATCATGAATGTGTTCCGCCACTTGTTCACCG GGATGTCCAAGCCAGTAGCATCCTTCTTGATGATAAATTCGAAGTACGACTCGGAAGTTTAAGCGAGGTTTGTGCTCAAGAAGGTGAAATTCATCAGAATCGGATCACGAGGTTGCTGCGCTTGCCACA GACGACGGATTCAGGTGCTTCAG GTACTCCCAACGCGATATGCGCGTATGATGTATACTGCTTTGGGAAGGTTCTGCTCGAGCTTGTCACTGGTAAACTAGGCATCAGCTCATCCTCCGACGCAGCCATGAAGGACTGGTTGGAAATGACGCTGCCTTACATCAGTATATACGACAAGGAGCTCGTCACGAACATCCTGGACCCGTCGCTAATAATAGACGAGGATTTACTGGAGGAGGTCTGGGCGATGGCGATTGTCGCGAGATCTTGCCTGAACCCGAAGGCCACAAGACGGCCGCTGATGCGGTACATCTTAAAAGCCCTGGAAAACCCTCTCAAGGTAGTGAGGGAGGACAACAGCGGCTCTGAGAGGCTGAGGACGACCTCGTCGAGAGGGTCATGGAACGCCGCCGTGTTCGGAAGCTGGCGGCAGAGCTCAATTGACGTGGCGAACGTACCAGCCAGTCAGAAGATGGAAGGCCCGAGCAGCTTCAAGCAGTCGGGGACGACAGGGTCGCAAGGGAGCGGCCCGCACGGTGACGCCAATGGCAACGGGCACTCGTCGTCAGCTAGGAGGCACTCGAGGGAGATATTCCCGGAGCCTTTAGACGAAGAGGAGGGGACGAGGGAGTAG
- the LOC121748731 gene encoding glycine-rich RNA-binding protein GRP2A-like: MASADVEFRCFVGGLAWATTEQSLEQAFSQYGQVIDSKIINDRETGRSRGFGFVTFNEEQSMRDAIDAMNGQDLDGRSITVNEAQSRGGGGGGGGGFRGPRRDGGGNGGGYGRREGGGGYGGNGGGYGGNGGGYGRRDGGGYGGERSSYRGGSDGNWRE, encoded by the exons ATGGCCTCCGCTGATGTTGAATTCAGATGTTTCGTAGGTGGTTTGGCGTGGGCCACTACTGAGCAATCGCTCGAGCAAGCTTTCTCTCAGTACGGCCAAGTCATCGATTCGAAG ATCATCAACGATCGTGAGACTGGAAGGTCCAGGGGATTCGGATTTGTGACGTTCAACGAAGAGCAGTCGATGAGGGATGCGATCGACGCGATGAACGGTCAGGATCTGGACGGCCGTAGTATTACCGTCAACGAGGCACAGTCTCGCggcggaggtggaggtggaggcggaggATTCCGTGGACCTCGCCGTGATGGAGGCGGCAACGGCGGTGGTTACGGACGTCGTGAAGGCGGCGGCGGATATGGAGGCAACGGCGGTGGTTATGGAGGAAATGGTGGAGGCTATGGCCGCCGTGACGGTGGCGGTTACGGTGGGGAGCGTTCTTCATACAGGGGTGGATCTGATGGAAACTGGAGGGAATAA